In Deinococcus aerius, the following are encoded in one genomic region:
- a CDS encoding family 10 glycosylhydrolase yields the protein MKTSSLPRLVTLLAPTLSVLALASLAAAEAPVTTPATPAPAAPAVPSPAVPSTTAPVTAAPVTGAPPAVPVPVPTPPISTLRGLWVDAFGPGLKTRAQVAQVVEEAAALGVNTLFVQAIRRGDCLCLHSSLPPVTDADFEKNFDPLTIVTRLAHARGMRVIAWVSVTGAVNAKVPNKNPLHVARLHGPNAGAASWLSRRPDGSWQEGLDGWLDPAIPAAADFMVEGVVSLVRNYPVDGIQLDRIRYPDGGGWGYDPKTLARYRAETGTRGTPAPSDPRWQDWKREQVTALVRRVALEVKALRPTAWVSAATITYGPPPAPGDLAAFHKTRTYADVLQDWPTWMRDGLLDLNVLMNYKRDAVGDQGSWLDGWNAFAASVRGNAEVAGGTALYLNSPAVTASQATRTVASGLGWVGYSYRTPTLDVYGTRQTTGEGLSAIRTVLKAPGGALATPMSWTGQPRNMHGLLGRVVGTATPGGRTVEALRDGQVIARTVTDGGGHYGFLNLAPGPVEVRVSGQRWAEPVPEVGVIRYPDLLVRDVAPVPAASGKP from the coding sequence GTGAAGACCTCCTCCCTCCCGCGCCTCGTCACGCTGCTGGCCCCCACCCTCTCGGTCCTGGCGCTCGCTTCCCTGGCAGCGGCAGAGGCCCCGGTGACGACTCCGGCCACCCCCGCCCCGGCGGCTCCGGCTGTGCCGTCTCCAGCCGTCCCATCCACGACGGCGCCCGTCACCGCAGCGCCGGTCACGGGAGCTCCTCCTGCGGTTCCTGTCCCGGTGCCTACCCCGCCCATCAGCACCCTGCGCGGGCTGTGGGTGGACGCCTTCGGGCCGGGGCTCAAGACGCGCGCCCAGGTGGCCCAGGTCGTCGAGGAGGCCGCCGCGCTGGGGGTGAACACGCTGTTCGTGCAGGCGATTCGCCGGGGGGACTGCCTGTGCCTGCATTCCAGCCTGCCGCCGGTCACCGACGCCGACTTCGAGAAGAACTTCGATCCCCTGACCATCGTGACCCGGCTGGCGCACGCCCGGGGAATGCGCGTGATCGCCTGGGTGAGCGTGACGGGCGCGGTCAATGCCAAGGTGCCGAACAAGAACCCCCTGCACGTCGCCCGGCTGCACGGGCCGAACGCGGGCGCGGCGTCGTGGCTCTCGCGCCGCCCGGACGGCTCCTGGCAGGAGGGCCTGGACGGCTGGCTCGACCCCGCCATTCCCGCCGCCGCCGACTTCATGGTGGAGGGGGTGGTCAGCCTGGTGCGGAACTACCCGGTGGACGGTATCCAGCTCGACCGCATCCGCTACCCCGACGGGGGAGGGTGGGGCTACGACCCCAAGACGCTGGCCCGCTACCGCGCCGAGACGGGAACGCGGGGCACGCCCGCCCCCTCTGACCCGCGCTGGCAGGACTGGAAGCGCGAGCAGGTGACGGCCCTGGTGCGCCGCGTCGCGCTGGAGGTCAAGGCCCTGCGCCCGACCGCCTGGGTGAGCGCGGCGACGATCACCTATGGCCCCCCGCCCGCGCCCGGTGACCTGGCGGCCTTTCACAAGACCCGCACCTACGCCGACGTGCTTCAGGACTGGCCGACCTGGATGCGAGACGGCCTGCTCGACCTCAACGTGCTCATGAACTACAAGCGCGACGCGGTGGGCGACCAGGGGAGCTGGCTGGACGGCTGGAACGCCTTTGCCGCCAGCGTGCGCGGCAACGCGGAGGTCGCGGGGGGCACCGCCCTGTACCTCAACTCGCCCGCCGTGACCGCCTCGCAGGCGACCCGCACGGTGGCGTCGGGCCTGGGCTGGGTGGGGTACTCGTACCGCACGCCCACCCTGGACGTGTACGGCACCCGCCAGACGACGGGCGAGGGGCTCAGCGCCATCCGCACCGTTCTGAAGGCCCCCGGCGGTGCCCTTGCCACGCCGATGTCCTGGACTGGGCAACCGCGCAACATGCACGGCCTGCTGGGGCGCGTGGTGGGCACGGCCACACCTGGGGGCCGGACGGTAGAGGCCCTGCGGGACGGGCAGGTCATCGCCCGCACCGTGACAGACGGCGGCGGCCACTATGGGTTCCTGAACCTCGCCCCCGGTCCGGTCGAGGTGCGCGTCAGCGGCCAGCGCTGGGCCGAGCCCGTGCCGGAGGTGGGCGTGATCCGCTACCCCGACCTGCTCGTGCGGGACGTGGCGCCCGTGCCAGCGGCGAGCGGAAAGCCGTAA
- a CDS encoding flavin reductase family protein → MTSPVSEGIPPYEFRQTLGRFASGVTVITATDGEARRGMTANAFVSVSLTPPLILVSVDHRAQMHALLSREDVTRFGVSILSSTQRYLSEHFAGKPGPEEAVPWFLHEGLPLIGGSVAQLVCRKQEAIEAGDHTLYLGFVEYARYTDDDPLLYFRGQYHELG, encoded by the coding sequence ATGACCTCCCCCGTTTCCGAAGGCATTCCCCCCTATGAGTTCCGGCAGACGCTGGGGCGCTTCGCGAGCGGCGTGACGGTGATTACGGCCACGGACGGCGAGGCGCGGCGGGGGATGACCGCGAACGCGTTCGTCTCGGTCAGCCTCACGCCGCCGCTGATCCTGGTGAGCGTGGACCACCGCGCCCAGATGCACGCGCTGCTCTCGCGGGAGGACGTGACGCGCTTCGGCGTCAGCATCCTGAGCAGCACCCAGCGCTACCTCAGCGAACACTTCGCCGGAAAGCCCGGCCCCGAGGAGGCGGTGCCTTGGTTTCTCCACGAGGGCCTGCCCCTGATCGGCGGCAGCGTGGCGCAACTCGTCTGCCGCAAGCAGGAGGCGATCGAGGCGGGCGACCACACCCTCTACCTGGGCTTCGTCGAGTACGCCCGCTACACCGACGACGACCCGCTGCTGTACTTTCGCGGCCAGTACCACGAGCTGGGGTGA
- a CDS encoding ABC transporter ATP-binding protein, with the protein MKAAPSSSPGVTRRLYGLLVPYRRTVALGLALLVGSVAAELYPPLVWIKVVDQGLPARDFTYIAWQLALLVGVFGLQQLLSAWRGLLLERAGQQLTLDLRLAVYRKLQGQSAAYFEAQRTGDLIARVTGDVDGLQDVLVRGTDAVLANALRLIGVAAIFIALQPLLGVLVILPMLAVGLMLSRYAKTVRPAYRAARTRLGDLSALITDRLAGIRVVQGFAREGAELRRVEALGRELYDVQVRAVALRNRAFPLARFVANFGNVIMLGGGVLFILAGHFTLGGLLAYRGYGRYFYGPIDDLVNIGDLLQRAEASGRRVFEVLDAPVSVTERPGAQPLPKPVGGEVRFEAVTFGYDPARPVLEDVTLTIPAGERVAILGESGAGKSTLLSLVTRGYDPLSGRVLIDGVDVRDVTLESLRTCAITMPQDTFLFHDTVLENVRYARPEATSEEVEDALRAAHALDFVRALPQGLKTVVGERGVRLSGGQRQRLAIARTLLARPAVLLLDEPTSAVDAESEALVVAALDDLMRGRTALIVTHRLSLARGADRVIVIEGGRVVEDGPPAILRTRNGAYAALERAAQQLDGTLPDASPDRTTLSAVSARESLPR; encoded by the coding sequence GTGAAGGCCGCCCCGTCCTCCTCGCCCGGCGTGACCCGCCGCCTCTACGGCCTGCTCGTCCCCTACCGGCGTACCGTCGCGCTCGGGCTGGCGTTGCTGGTGGGCAGTGTGGCCGCCGAGCTGTACCCGCCGCTGGTGTGGATCAAGGTGGTGGATCAGGGATTGCCTGCGCGGGATTTTACCTACATTGCCTGGCAACTCGCGCTGCTGGTGGGCGTGTTCGGGCTCCAGCAACTCCTCTCCGCGTGGCGGGGCCTGCTGCTGGAGCGGGCGGGGCAGCAGCTCACGCTTGACCTGCGGCTTGCCGTGTACCGCAAGCTCCAGGGGCAGTCGGCGGCGTACTTCGAGGCGCAGCGCACCGGGGACCTGATCGCGCGGGTGACGGGCGACGTGGACGGCCTTCAGGACGTGCTCGTGCGCGGGACGGACGCGGTGCTGGCGAATGCCCTGCGATTGATCGGGGTCGCGGCCATCTTCATCGCGCTGCAACCCCTGCTGGGCGTGCTCGTCATCCTGCCCATGCTCGCGGTCGGGCTGATGCTCTCGCGCTACGCGAAGACGGTGCGGCCCGCCTACCGGGCGGCGCGGACGCGGCTGGGCGACCTCAGCGCCCTGATCACCGACCGGTTGGCCGGGATTCGGGTGGTGCAGGGCTTCGCGCGGGAGGGGGCCGAGCTGCGGCGGGTGGAGGCCCTGGGGCGCGAGCTGTACGACGTGCAGGTGCGGGCGGTCGCCCTGCGGAACCGGGCCTTTCCCCTGGCGCGCTTCGTGGCGAACTTCGGCAACGTGATCATGCTGGGGGGCGGAGTGCTGTTCATCCTGGCGGGGCACTTCACGCTGGGCGGGCTGCTCGCGTACCGGGGCTACGGGCGCTACTTCTACGGCCCCATCGACGACCTCGTGAATATCGGCGACCTGCTCCAGCGGGCGGAGGCGAGCGGGCGCCGGGTCTTCGAGGTGTTGGACGCCCCGGTCAGCGTCACCGAGCGGCCCGGCGCGCAGCCCCTCCCCAAACCTGTAGGCGGCGAGGTGCGCTTCGAGGCCGTGACCTTCGGCTACGACCCGGCCCGGCCCGTGCTGGAGGACGTGACGCTGACCATTCCCGCCGGGGAGCGAGTGGCGATCCTGGGCGAGTCGGGCGCGGGCAAGAGCACCCTGCTCAGCCTCGTCACTCGGGGGTACGACCCCCTCTCGGGCCGGGTCCTGATTGACGGGGTGGACGTGCGCGACGTGACGTTGGAGAGCCTGCGGACCTGCGCCATCACTATGCCGCAGGACACCTTCCTCTTCCACGACACGGTGCTGGAGAACGTGCGCTACGCCCGGCCTGAGGCCACGTCGGAGGAGGTCGAGGACGCCCTGCGTGCCGCCCACGCCCTCGACTTCGTGCGGGCTCTGCCACAGGGGCTGAAGACCGTGGTGGGCGAGCGCGGCGTGCGGCTCTCCGGCGGACAGCGCCAACGCCTCGCCATCGCCCGGACGCTGCTGGCCCGGCCCGCCGTCCTGCTCCTCGACGAGCCGACGAGCGCCGTGGACGCCGAGAGCGAGGCGCTGGTGGTCGCCGCCCTGGACGACCTCATGCGCGGGCGCACCGCCCTGATCGTGACGCACCGCCTCAGCCTGGCGCGGGGGGCCGACCGCGTCATCGTCATCGAGGGGGGACGGGTGGTCGAGGACGGTCCTCCCGCCATCCTGCGAACCCGGAACGGGGCCTACGCGGCGCTGGAACGAGCGGCCCAGCAACTCGACGGCACGCTTCCCGACGCGTCCCCCGACAGGACTACCCTCAGCGCGGTGTCAGCGCGCGAATCATTGCCCAGGTGA
- a CDS encoding CobW family GTP-binding protein yields the protein MTGSPTAPDERIPVVVIGGFLGAGKTTLVNHLIRSLPHKLGVIVNEFGATGVDGGLIERLQDDVTELTAGCLCCTGRDDLLRALVTIALREQKPDAVLVELSGVADPTPVLTTLLERSVRAAFRVTTLVAVVDARHALQTLQDHPEAARQLAYANVIVLNKTDLADPALLDHAEGVLRGVNPLARTVRVERGQVDAQALLARDDFDPRVLEDAGPVRHTPGLTSFTLRAGSPLDPYRWQRFMTDFILSRPAEVLRVKGFLSLHGYPQRILFQAVRDLFTADAWDEADGRTELVFIGRGLDRAEYAEAFAECGVEVAT from the coding sequence ATGACCGGTTCCCCTACCGCCCCCGATGAGCGCATTCCCGTCGTCGTGATCGGCGGCTTCCTGGGGGCGGGCAAGACCACGCTCGTCAACCACCTGATCCGCTCGCTGCCCCACAAACTCGGCGTGATCGTGAACGAGTTCGGGGCGACGGGCGTGGACGGGGGCCTGATCGAGCGGCTTCAGGACGACGTGACCGAACTTACGGCGGGGTGCCTGTGCTGCACCGGACGGGACGACCTGCTGCGCGCCCTGGTCACCATCGCCCTGCGCGAGCAGAAGCCCGACGCCGTCCTCGTCGAACTCAGCGGGGTGGCCGACCCGACGCCCGTGCTCACCACGCTGCTGGAACGCTCGGTGCGGGCAGCCTTCCGGGTGACCACCCTCGTCGCGGTGGTGGATGCCCGGCACGCCCTCCAGACCCTGCAAGACCATCCCGAGGCCGCGCGGCAGCTCGCCTACGCGAACGTGATCGTGCTGAACAAGACCGACCTCGCCGACCCGGCGCTGCTCGACCACGCGGAGGGGGTGCTGCGCGGCGTGAATCCCCTCGCGCGGACCGTGCGGGTGGAGCGCGGGCAGGTGGACGCCCAGGCCCTCCTCGCCCGCGACGACTTCGATCCGCGCGTGCTGGAGGACGCGGGGCCGGTGCGGCACACGCCGGGGCTGACCTCCTTCACCCTGCGCGCGGGCTCGCCCCTCGACCCCTACCGCTGGCAGCGTTTCATGACCGACTTCATCCTCTCGCGCCCCGCCGAGGTGCTGCGGGTCAAGGGCTTCCTGAGCCTGCACGGCTACCCCCAGCGCATCCTCTTCCAGGCCGTGCGCGACCTCTTCACCGCCGATGCCTGGGACGAGGCGGACGGGAGGACCGAACTGGTCTTTATCGGGCGGGGCCTGGACCGGGCGGAGTACGCGGAGGCGTTCGCCGAGTGCGGGGTGGAAGTGGCGACTTGA
- a CDS encoding PaaI family thioesterase: MTLHPDLNLPSPDELGTLTPEELAARLHGLSGTLGTRLGIELLTATRERLTARMPVEGNRQPAGRLHGGASLALAEELASIGTWLNLDVRRQVGVGVDVNGTHVRGVTNGWVSAEATLAYRGRSVMVWTVEVRDERGRTTTMARCTCNVISHGG, encoded by the coding sequence ATGACCCTGCACCCCGACCTGAACCTGCCCTCGCCCGACGAACTGGGCACGCTGACCCCCGAGGAACTCGCCGCGCGCCTGCACGGCCTTTCGGGAACGTTGGGCACGAGGCTGGGCATCGAACTCCTCACGGCAACCCGGGAGCGCCTGACGGCCCGAATGCCCGTGGAGGGCAACCGCCAGCCCGCCGGAAGGCTCCACGGCGGCGCGAGCCTCGCCCTGGCGGAGGAACTGGCGAGCATCGGCACCTGGCTCAACCTGGACGTGCGCCGTCAGGTCGGCGTGGGTGTGGACGTGAATGGGACGCATGTGCGCGGGGTGACGAACGGCTGGGTGAGTGCCGAGGCCACTCTCGCCTACCGGGGCCGCAGCGTGATGGTCTGGACGGTCGAGGTCCGCGACGAGCGGGGCCGGACGACGACGATGGCCCGGTGTACCTGCAACGTGATCAGTCACGGGGGATAG